A genome region from Mycobacterium florentinum includes the following:
- a CDS encoding FitA-like ribbon-helix-helix domain-containing protein — protein sequence MPSVQIKDVPEDTHRVLRERAARAHQSLQEYLRSRLIADASQPTLDEVFVRVAARRGGRVSFDAAAEHVRADRDRR from the coding sequence ATGCCTAGTGTGCAGATCAAAGACGTTCCCGAAGACACCCATCGAGTCCTGCGGGAACGAGCCGCCCGCGCGCATCAGTCCTTGCAGGAATACCTTCGAAGCCGGCTGATCGCCGACGCGAGTCAACCCACTCTGGACGAGGTTTTCGTCAGAGTCGCTGCGCGTCGTGGCGGCCGGGTGTCTTTTGACGCTGCCGCCGAACACGTTCGGGCAGACCGTGATCGTCGTTGA
- a CDS encoding mycothiol-dependent nitroreductase Rv2466c family protein, with amino-acid sequence MNVDFHFDPMCPFAFQTSLWIRDVREQLGITVDWRFFSLEEINQVEGKKHPWERDWSYGWSLMRIGALLRRTDMALLDRWYAAIGHELHTLGGKPHERAVARKLLSDIGVDDAILDAALDDPSTHDEVRVEHQRVVDAGGYGVPTLFIDGQCLFGPVLVDPPTGPAALKLWDVVMGMAELPHVYELQRPKAPADVELIAQSLRPYLDGRDWVSINRGEVIDVDRLAGR; translated from the coding sequence ATGAACGTCGATTTCCACTTCGACCCGATGTGCCCCTTCGCCTTTCAGACGTCATTGTGGATCCGCGACGTCCGCGAACAACTGGGCATCACCGTCGACTGGCGGTTCTTCAGCCTGGAAGAGATCAACCAGGTCGAGGGTAAGAAGCATCCGTGGGAGCGGGACTGGTCGTACGGCTGGTCGTTGATGCGGATCGGCGCACTGCTGCGTCGCACCGACATGGCGTTGCTCGACCGCTGGTACGCCGCGATAGGCCACGAACTGCACACCCTCGGCGGAAAGCCGCACGAGCGGGCGGTGGCGCGAAAGTTGTTGAGCGACATCGGTGTCGACGACGCGATTCTTGATGCGGCACTTGACGATCCGAGCACCCACGACGAGGTTCGGGTCGAGCATCAGCGGGTGGTGGACGCCGGCGGTTACGGTGTCCCGACGCTGTTCATCGACGGGCAATGCCTGTTCGGCCCGGTGTTGGTGGATCCCCCGACCGGTCCGGCCGCGCTGAAACTGTGGGACGTCGTGATGGGTATGGCCGAGCTGCCGCATGTCTACGAACTTCAGCGGCCGAAGGCGCCCGCCGATGTCGAGCTGATTGCGCAGAGTCTGCGTCCCTATCTCGACGGCCGCGATTGGGTCAGCATCAATCGCGGTGAAGTGATCGACGTCGACCGGCTAGCGGGGCGCTGA
- a CDS encoding protease inhibitor I42 family protein, whose translation MTFVKIKLSVTVAILVSSIVVGCHFESRNPPTSKALVVPMEQVLKQNNITENVTLAVGNTLKLQLGSNYSTPFRWQADAKIGDGSIIEQTSHQYVHPSTDALGAPGNEVWMFTALKPGTTTISTYYSSFVGKNAAPVCQYTAIVTVK comes from the coding sequence ATGACTTTCGTGAAGATCAAGCTCTCCGTGACCGTCGCGATTCTCGTCTCGTCGATAGTGGTGGGTTGCCACTTCGAGAGCAGAAACCCGCCGACGTCCAAGGCGCTTGTGGTTCCCATGGAACAGGTGCTGAAACAGAACAACATCACCGAGAACGTCACGCTGGCGGTGGGGAACACGCTCAAACTGCAGTTGGGCTCGAATTACAGCACCCCGTTCCGGTGGCAGGCCGACGCGAAGATCGGCGACGGGTCGATCATCGAGCAAACCAGTCACCAGTACGTGCACCCCAGCACCGACGCGTTGGGTGCGCCCGGTAACGAGGTGTGGATGTTCACGGCGCTGAAGCCGGGGACAACGACGATTTCCACCTATTACTCCAGCTTTGTGGGCAAGAACGCCGCGCCGGTATGCCAGTACACGGCGATCGTGACTGTGAAGTAA
- a CDS encoding thioredoxin family protein, whose product MITMSAARLVLAGMFAVAALAKVADRGGARQAVTAFGVPRAAAALVATAMIATEFGVAALLITQPRAGAGAALVVLAGFAAAALANLVRGRRPDCHCFGRLSSGPLGWPTLARNGCFATLATFVACGGQFGWPLTGFGIVMLALWLGPAARRRWLARPGTADGLALPDRAGNVWTLDKLLEPRRPLMLIFSQPGCGACDLLLPEVARWQHDLDGRVRVALVNGGPAGHRVPLELVDESRAAFAAFGITATPSAVLIDDGRRSEIARGATAIGELVDHAARLSDQARLTRRGLLRRASLSVLPVAAATACDSGGTSDAKALQVEDVWMCDQTFALCTTAPCVPSPTDPNISVCDCVVVNGNSIGSKNCTDRAQSGNMIRSAFSTVNINANFAVLSCPAGAAWANCLDVECEIDATNPARAKCQCVTVKTGPSITFGGGCDTATCTSTTWSAATPDMYQAGMRQLRAAMDRVGKPVTFPKPCPAPK is encoded by the coding sequence ATGATCACCATGTCGGCAGCGCGACTAGTGCTGGCGGGAATGTTTGCCGTCGCCGCGCTGGCGAAGGTGGCCGACCGCGGCGGCGCACGGCAAGCGGTCACCGCATTCGGCGTGCCGCGGGCCGCCGCGGCCCTCGTGGCGACGGCGATGATCGCAACCGAGTTCGGCGTCGCGGCGCTTCTGATAACGCAGCCGCGGGCCGGAGCAGGCGCGGCGCTGGTCGTGCTTGCGGGATTCGCGGCGGCGGCGCTCGCGAATCTTGTGCGTGGCCGACGCCCGGACTGTCACTGTTTTGGCCGGCTGTCCTCGGGCCCGCTCGGGTGGCCGACGCTGGCCCGCAACGGGTGCTTCGCCACACTCGCCACGTTCGTGGCATGCGGCGGTCAGTTTGGCTGGCCCTTAACGGGTTTCGGGATCGTCATGCTTGCCCTGTGGCTGGGCCCGGCGGCGCGGCGGCGCTGGCTGGCACGCCCGGGGACCGCCGACGGCCTGGCGCTGCCGGATCGAGCGGGCAACGTCTGGACCCTGGACAAGCTGCTGGAACCCCGCCGACCGCTCATGCTCATCTTCAGCCAGCCCGGTTGCGGGGCGTGCGATCTGTTGCTGCCCGAGGTGGCGCGATGGCAGCACGACCTCGACGGTCGCGTCCGCGTCGCCCTCGTCAACGGCGGCCCCGCCGGCCACCGCGTCCCGCTCGAACTCGTCGACGAGTCTCGCGCCGCGTTTGCCGCGTTCGGCATCACCGCCACGCCCAGCGCGGTGTTGATCGACGACGGTCGACGGTCCGAGATCGCGCGCGGCGCCACCGCGATCGGCGAGCTCGTCGACCACGCCGCACGGCTCTCCGATCAGGCCAGGCTCACCCGGCGCGGACTGCTGCGCCGGGCATCGTTGAGCGTGCTTCCCGTCGCCGCGGCCACCGCCTGCGATTCCGGCGGCACGAGCGACGCCAAAGCCCTCCAGGTCGAAGACGTCTGGATGTGCGACCAAACCTTCGCGCTGTGCACCACGGCGCCGTGTGTACCGTCGCCGACCGATCCCAACATCTCGGTCTGCGACTGCGTCGTCGTCAACGGCAACTCGATCGGATCCAAGAACTGCACCGACCGGGCCCAATCCGGCAACATGATCCGGTCGGCATTCTCGACGGTCAACATCAACGCGAACTTCGCTGTGCTGAGCTGCCCGGCGGGGGCGGCCTGGGCGAACTGCCTCGATGTGGAATGCGAGATCGATGCCACGAACCCGGCCCGGGCCAAGTGCCAGTGCGTGACGGTGAAAACCGGGCCGTCGATCACGTTCGGCGGCGGCTGCGACACCGCTACCTGTACCTCGACCACCTGGTCGGCCGCGACCCCGGACATGTATCAGGCGGGCATGCGGCAGCTCCGCGCGGCGATGGACCGGGTGGGTAAGCCGGTCACCTTTCCCAAGCCTTGCCCCGCGCCAAAGTAG
- a CDS encoding DUF5685 family protein → MFGIIRPCRHRLGSELAAAWTAQLCGLCLALRDDYGQSARIATNYDGLVVSLLVEAQSPEQPTRRKAGPCPGRGMRRADVATGDCARLAAVVSLALAAARVRDHVDDHDGVVGAAGIRPAARRIAERWVRQGTDTGHTLGFDTGVLVAAMDRQAELEATAGPGSSLLLVTEPTETAVAEAFAYTAVLAGRPDNQAPLREIGRLFGRVAHLLDAVEDYDDDLARGKWNPLAATETPMDQARALCDDAALGIELALADVEFTDGRLANKLLTREVRRAISRTFSRSGHTTCGTPHGQQEPINFGNQPVGAGYPMGEIPEETPGAGVKRKGGRGDGSCVCCCDGCDCCCDCGDCCDCGGCCDCS, encoded by the coding sequence ATGTTTGGCATCATCCGGCCCTGCCGTCATCGACTTGGCAGCGAGCTCGCAGCAGCCTGGACCGCTCAATTGTGCGGATTGTGCCTGGCCCTGCGCGACGACTACGGCCAGTCCGCGCGGATAGCCACCAACTACGACGGCCTGGTGGTCTCGCTTCTGGTCGAAGCGCAGTCACCCGAGCAGCCCACCCGCCGCAAGGCCGGGCCCTGCCCGGGGCGCGGCATGCGTCGCGCCGATGTGGCCACCGGCGACTGCGCGCGACTGGCCGCCGTCGTGTCGCTGGCCCTGGCCGCGGCGCGGGTCCGCGATCACGTCGACGACCACGACGGCGTGGTCGGGGCGGCCGGCATCCGACCGGCCGCACGACGCATCGCCGAGCGCTGGGTGCGCCAGGGCACGGACACCGGTCACACCCTGGGCTTCGACACGGGCGTGCTCGTCGCGGCGATGGACCGCCAGGCCGAGCTCGAGGCGACGGCCGGGCCGGGCAGCTCGCTGCTGCTGGTGACCGAGCCCACCGAAACCGCGGTCGCCGAGGCATTCGCCTACACCGCGGTGCTGGCCGGCCGCCCCGACAATCAGGCGCCGCTGCGCGAGATCGGTCGGCTGTTCGGGCGGGTGGCGCACCTGCTCGACGCGGTCGAGGACTACGACGACGACCTGGCCCGCGGCAAGTGGAACCCGTTGGCCGCCACCGAAACTCCGATGGACCAGGCCCGCGCACTGTGCGACGACGCGGCACTCGGCATCGAATTGGCGCTGGCCGACGTCGAATTCACCGACGGCCGGCTGGCCAACAAGTTACTGACCCGCGAGGTGCGACGCGCGATCTCGCGCACCTTCAGCCGGTCCGGCCACACCACCTGCGGCACCCCGCACGGCCAGCAGGAGCCCATCAACTTCGGCAATCAGCCCGTCGGGGCCGGTTACCCGATGGGCGAAATCCCCGAAGAAACACCCGGCGCGGGCGTGAAGCGCAAGGGCGGCCGCGGCGACGGCTCCTGCGTCTGCTGCTGCGATGGCTGCGACTGCTGCTGCGACTGCGGCGACTGCTGTGATTGCGGCGGCTGCTGCGACTGCTCGTAG